Proteins encoded together in one uncultured Flavobacterium sp. window:
- a CDS encoding DUF6493 family protein, whose amino-acid sequence MKKNLKYIDGNSDKFWDIEVTELNYTVTYGKNGTSGTSQTKSFATNEECLKMAEKILAEKIKKGYSETGEVDFISKPNSAKSKSSDEVLEEYDAIVKSKNINLLLPLLKEKAKGNIEALKKHIKKCKRYWMTYTDLTKDPGYVKKNKHDYGWGTRGDRTQSEIITLSAIALFDKTDINSWDEALQLLDETDQKPYVLETLLWAKPNWLETFILEKIKRQDWRSFNYQILRQLEESELIQFNPELYALCLADTNEWRTKMKARVFISKVLEDKMAYQRDIPELFNYETTLHNNFFRDNDKQKHDEFQTWSVIYKSLLEDKKMDRAFFVENAIQIQTKEWNNNLKSFFRKRLDEFNVTADELIIYQENIFSFFHNAYPPITSYGVELVKKMYEHPKFKTKSFLEWLEPLMMRNDCKAAIKSVLPILEKLAKANPKLNNTVASIIADVYVISDLALQERTSKIISKIGSAKDKVLKEKLSSYVTLMQGNIKSGLSQFLDEETLNVDNASLEEYHFEPKKVLSLTEEVQLPNDWNDIVFQFGNFIGSEETLDTEILMNVYIQQRDLFPADYSAQLQPYEKQLQKHYFEAVHKNFMKSFLQQKIQNINGKFDSNYKHYSKINTLTLIKSLLEKVQQKIESNSTLPLLSFPSHKPYWVAPKVLLERVIEYQKNKEEIDSVDLAIAIARMPRENTEEAILLLNQVEGETKQLLSFCLGVDEKLNLDSTSLFSKLLATMGKTTKETGNLSLWAVAARTFYPNDTFSEFENTYLKGVPFVVSPFVPEIKFKEEWNEWTNYQTKEKERTPSWYELKFDLPHYTKIPNYLLYSQDIYNRGNRWEYMLNYAGNTYYWHSLTPQNSDALALTLLQNCATGDGSKPELKGFLDIINKPEFRFSETTFLVFAACFFQEKKDLRLLASEVLINLIEKQTVDIAFFAQKAALLASEKYGVFLRFSDALAALKDISPLHNSALCQLFNSFFENLVLKEKLPTNFKKIVENYIDILTKTNQKPSAKAIVFFEQWKDNTALKSLIKQILK is encoded by the coding sequence ATGAAAAAAAATCTTAAATACATTGATGGGAACTCCGATAAATTCTGGGATATCGAAGTTACTGAATTAAATTATACTGTGACTTACGGAAAAAACGGAACTTCTGGAACTTCTCAAACAAAAAGCTTTGCCACAAATGAAGAATGTTTGAAAATGGCAGAAAAAATACTAGCCGAAAAAATAAAAAAAGGATATTCTGAAACCGGAGAAGTCGATTTTATTTCTAAACCTAATTCTGCTAAAAGCAAAAGTTCAGATGAAGTTTTAGAAGAATACGACGCTATTGTAAAATCTAAAAATATTAATTTACTATTACCTCTCCTTAAAGAAAAAGCAAAAGGTAATATTGAAGCCTTAAAAAAGCACATTAAAAAATGTAAACGTTACTGGATGACGTATACTGATTTGACAAAAGATCCCGGTTATGTAAAAAAAAACAAACACGATTACGGCTGGGGAACGCGTGGCGACCGTACTCAAAGCGAAATTATTACACTGAGCGCAATCGCATTGTTTGACAAAACCGATATTAATTCGTGGGATGAAGCGCTTCAATTACTTGACGAAACCGATCAGAAACCATATGTACTGGAAACTTTATTGTGGGCAAAACCAAACTGGCTTGAAACTTTTATTCTCGAAAAAATAAAAAGACAAGACTGGAGGAGTTTTAATTATCAAATCCTTAGACAATTAGAAGAATCAGAACTAATACAATTCAATCCGGAATTGTATGCTTTATGTCTGGCCGATACAAACGAATGGCGTACTAAAATGAAAGCCAGAGTTTTTATTTCGAAAGTTTTAGAAGATAAAATGGCTTATCAAAGAGATATTCCGGAGTTGTTTAATTATGAAACGACACTTCATAATAATTTCTTCAGAGATAATGACAAACAAAAACACGACGAATTCCAGACTTGGAGCGTTATTTACAAATCATTATTAGAAGATAAAAAAATGGATCGCGCTTTCTTTGTCGAAAATGCCATCCAGATTCAAACTAAAGAATGGAACAATAACCTGAAATCTTTTTTTAGAAAAAGGTTAGACGAGTTTAATGTTACGGCAGACGAACTTATTATTTATCAGGAAAATATATTCAGCTTTTTTCATAACGCCTATCCTCCTATTACCAGTTATGGTGTAGAGCTGGTGAAAAAAATGTACGAACATCCAAAATTTAAAACCAAATCGTTTCTTGAATGGCTGGAACCGCTTATGATGCGAAACGACTGCAAAGCAGCAATAAAAAGTGTTTTACCAATTCTGGAAAAACTGGCTAAAGCAAATCCGAAGTTAAACAATACCGTTGCATCGATTATTGCTGATGTTTATGTAATTTCAGATTTAGCTTTACAAGAGCGTACCTCTAAAATTATTTCGAAAATTGGATCAGCAAAAGATAAAGTTCTTAAAGAAAAACTTAGTTCTTATGTGACTTTGATGCAGGGAAATATAAAATCAGGATTAAGTCAATTTTTAGATGAAGAAACTTTAAATGTCGATAATGCTTCTTTAGAAGAATATCACTTTGAACCTAAAAAAGTATTATCACTAACAGAAGAAGTACAGCTGCCAAACGACTGGAATGATATTGTGTTTCAGTTTGGGAATTTTATTGGCTCTGAGGAAACGCTGGATACCGAAATATTGATGAATGTTTATATTCAGCAACGAGATTTATTCCCGGCAGATTATTCGGCACAATTACAGCCTTACGAAAAACAACTTCAAAAACATTATTTTGAAGCGGTTCATAAAAATTTCATGAAGTCGTTTTTGCAACAGAAAATTCAGAATATAAACGGCAAATTTGACAGCAATTACAAGCATTATTCAAAAATAAATACGCTTACATTAATTAAATCACTTTTAGAAAAAGTACAGCAAAAAATCGAATCAAATTCTACTTTGCCACTACTCTCTTTCCCGAGCCATAAACCGTATTGGGTCGCGCCAAAGGTTTTGTTAGAAAGAGTAATCGAATATCAAAAAAACAAGGAAGAAATTGATTCTGTCGATTTAGCAATTGCCATTGCACGTATGCCAAGAGAAAATACCGAAGAAGCAATTTTGTTATTAAATCAGGTTGAAGGCGAAACAAAACAACTTTTATCGTTCTGTCTGGGTGTAGATGAAAAACTCAATTTAGATTCGACTTCTTTGTTTTCTAAACTTCTGGCAACAATGGGTAAAACGACCAAAGAAACCGGAAATTTATCTTTGTGGGCGGTTGCGGCCAGAACTTTTTATCCAAACGATACTTTTTCTGAATTTGAAAACACATATTTAAAAGGAGTTCCGTTTGTGGTTTCGCCATTTGTACCTGAAATAAAATTTAAAGAGGAATGGAACGAGTGGACCAATTATCAAACTAAGGAAAAAGAGCGAACGCCATCCTGGTACGAATTAAAATTTGACCTGCCTCATTATACCAAAATTCCGAACTATTTATTGTACAGTCAGGATATTTACAATCGTGGCAACAGATGGGAATATATGTTAAACTATGCAGGGAATACGTATTACTGGCACAGTTTAACGCCGCAAAATTCAGATGCTCTAGCTTTGACCTTATTGCAGAATTGTGCAACCGGCGACGGTTCGAAACCGGAATTAAAAGGTTTTCTGGATATAATAAACAAACCGGAATTTAGATTTTCAGAAACTACGTTCCTTGTATTCGCTGCTTGTTTCTTTCAGGAGAAAAAAGATTTACGCTTACTGGCTTCTGAGGTTTTAATTAATTTAATCGAAAAACAAACTGTTGATATTGCCTTTTTTGCTCAAAAAGCTGCACTTCTGGCTTCTGAAAAATATGGCGTCTTTTTACGTTTTTCTGATGCATTAGCAGCGCTGAAAGATATTTCGCCTTTACATAACAGTGCCTTGTGTCAACTATTTAATTCCTTTTTTGAAAATCTGGTTTTAAAGGAAAAACTGCCAACGAATTTCAAAAAAATAGTAGAAAATTATATTGATATTTTAACGAAAACAAATCAAAAACCTTCAGCAAAAGCAATTGTTTTCTTTGAACAATGGAAAGACAATACAGCGCTTAAATCATTGATTAAGCAAATTTTAAAATAA
- a CDS encoding three component ABC system middle component translates to MDRDLNLFDILQNSTLGVIAIHSFILGYNNVAKHKEDRNNYPKIDYLFFVLPIVYDYKSLKSIKYKLDTSIEENKELTLGLQNKAEKMSKQTLDSLNMGFTKLIFKLNKESYTIELTDDCNKEMTSIMKFSNETIKDIQSISKRLGNIFAKRDEKKIQIELNIRF, encoded by the coding sequence ATGGATAGAGATTTAAATTTATTTGACATTTTGCAAAATTCAACATTGGGAGTAATTGCCATTCATAGTTTTATATTAGGTTATAATAATGTGGCCAAGCATAAAGAAGATAGAAATAATTATCCAAAAATCGATTATCTTTTTTTTGTATTGCCTATTGTTTATGATTATAAATCACTTAAGTCAATTAAATATAAATTAGATACTTCTATTGAAGAAAATAAAGAACTAACGCTAGGTCTTCAAAATAAAGCTGAAAAAATGTCAAAACAAACACTTGATAGTTTAAATATGGGATTTACTAAACTAATATTTAAATTAAATAAGGAAAGCTATACAATTGAATTAACTGATGATTGTAATAAAGAGATGACTAGCATAATGAAATTTAGTAATGAAACTATTAAAGATATACAATCAATTTCTAAACGACTGGGGAATATTTTTGCTAAAAGGGATGAAAAAAAAATACAGATTGAACTTAATATAAGATTTTAA
- a CDS encoding helix-turn-helix transcriptional regulator, which translates to MSTETKPKHIGRNIGRIRELRGMKQEILAEAIGTSQRAISVIESSETIDPKKLVEIAKALGVTVEAIENFSEESVFSYFNTFYDNSTNQGQINGPNNNCTFNPLDKVVELYERLVQAEKEKVEYLEKLMKLK; encoded by the coding sequence ATGAGCACAGAAACTAAACCAAAACACATTGGCAGAAATATCGGCCGAATCAGAGAGCTTCGTGGTATGAAACAAGAAATACTTGCAGAAGCTATTGGAACAAGTCAGAGAGCTATTTCCGTAATTGAATCAAGTGAAACTATTGATCCCAAAAAACTTGTAGAAATTGCAAAAGCACTTGGCGTTACGGTTGAAGCTATTGAAAACTTTTCGGAAGAATCTGTTTTTAGTTATTTTAATACCTTTTACGATAATAGTACTAATCAAGGTCAAATAAATGGTCCTAATAATAATTGTACTTTTAATCCTCTTGATAAAGTTGTTGAGCTTTACGAACGTTTGGTTCAGGCTGAAAAAGAGAAAGTCGAATATTTAGAAAAATTGATGAAATTGAAATAA
- a CDS encoding tyrosinase family protein has product MKKITILLFIILITLSGYGQSADNVKYVRHNVNTAEGQADLLAMNTAFKKMREMGCENGLGWYYQGAIHNIPDSIAGKNELCAQYQTSKDKLWAWGDCTHKRDSESANLNFLLWHRMYIWYLEKIVRDLSGKQDFAIPYWNYGSKEVVDNILPKETRDKSGSLYAPARYSVLNNGKPIPDNYLTQIQLALEELRTNPSFTGLAGFSKNLEGAPHGFMHDLIGGAFADPKESYYNEIYQLKDFSGLMANVPSAGFDPVFWLHHSMIDRIWESWDVSAYGQRPTLEQLKANPWTYEFIAPNGQHITYTMEEVYKIVFNLDYKYDNLLYGSKTPVLVSNESISKKKVSFQDSKEKIIWEQKIGKTIENTGFTHKVTSTFSKSTNKVFKSEANSKIILNLDVVVYKEPKDFYTVYLRYPGKADQYVGTMTFFGVAHDHGMEGNHATAAETGIKLNFSYYISDDLVDTDKNFEIIIKKSGIGDVKVTLEKISVSKIN; this is encoded by the coding sequence ATGAAAAAAATTACCATATTACTATTTATTATTTTGATTACACTTTCTGGCTATGGTCAGAGTGCAGATAATGTAAAATATGTTCGACACAATGTTAATACAGCCGAAGGACAAGCAGATCTTTTGGCAATGAATACAGCCTTTAAAAAAATGCGCGAAATGGGCTGCGAGAATGGCCTTGGTTGGTATTATCAAGGTGCAATACATAATATTCCGGATTCAATTGCCGGAAAAAATGAGCTTTGTGCACAATATCAAACAAGTAAAGATAAATTATGGGCATGGGGCGATTGTACGCATAAAAGAGACTCAGAAAGCGCAAACTTAAATTTTCTTTTATGGCACAGAATGTACATTTGGTATTTAGAAAAAATCGTTAGGGATTTATCCGGAAAACAAGATTTTGCTATACCATATTGGAACTACGGAAGCAAAGAAGTTGTTGATAATATTTTGCCAAAGGAAACAAGAGACAAATCCGGTTCTTTGTATGCGCCAGCCAGATATAGTGTTCTAAACAACGGAAAACCAATTCCTGATAACTACCTTACACAAATTCAGTTAGCACTTGAAGAATTAAGAACAAATCCTTCCTTTACAGGATTGGCGGGATTTAGCAAAAACCTGGAAGGTGCACCTCATGGTTTTATGCACGATCTTATTGGAGGAGCTTTTGCTGATCCAAAGGAAAGCTATTATAATGAAATTTATCAACTAAAAGATTTTTCAGGTTTAATGGCAAATGTTCCTTCGGCAGGTTTTGATCCCGTTTTTTGGTTGCATCACAGCATGATTGACCGTATTTGGGAATCTTGGGATGTTTCGGCTTATGGGCAGCGTCCTACATTAGAACAGTTAAAAGCAAATCCGTGGACATATGAATTTATTGCTCCAAACGGACAGCATATTACCTATACAATGGAGGAAGTATACAAGATAGTTTTTAATTTAGATTATAAATATGACAATTTGCTTTATGGATCTAAAACTCCGGTTTTGGTTTCTAATGAATCAATTTCAAAAAAGAAAGTTTCATTTCAGGATTCAAAAGAGAAAATTATTTGGGAACAAAAAATTGGAAAAACAATCGAAAACACTGGTTTTACTCACAAAGTAACCAGTACATTTTCAAAAAGTACCAATAAAGTTTTTAAAAGCGAAGCCAACTCAAAAATAATATTAAATTTAGATGTAGTCGTTTACAAAGAGCCAAAAGATTTTTACACCGTTTATCTTCGTTATCCGGGAAAAGCAGATCAATATGTGGGAACAATGACTTTCTTTGGAGTTGCTCATGATCACGGAATGGAAGGAAATCATGCAACAGCAGCAGAAACCGGAATAAAACTTAATTTCTCTTATTACATTTCGGATGATTTGGTGGATACAGATAAGAATTTTGAAATTATTATAAAAAAGAGCGGAATTGGAGATGTTAAAGTAACACTTGAAAAAATTAGTGTATCAAAGATAAATTAA
- a CDS encoding 3'-5' exonuclease produces the protein MKTTDKIIIIDLEATCWQSTVPQGQENEIIEIGLAVLDSETGAITQNQGILIKPQRSSVSPFCTELTTITQDLLDKNGVSFEEAIEKLVGEYRPDLYTWASYGQYDLNMLQKQCKSFGIPYPMGNEHINVKVSFGDKFGLVRPTGMNGALHFLDIPLEGTHHRGIDDAKNIAKILHWCLQN, from the coding sequence ATGAAAACTACAGATAAAATTATTATTATCGATTTAGAAGCCACATGTTGGCAAAGTACTGTTCCGCAAGGTCAGGAGAATGAAATTATTGAAATTGGTTTGGCAGTTCTGGATTCAGAAACTGGTGCTATAACTCAGAATCAAGGTATTTTGATAAAACCGCAACGCTCAAGTGTGAGTCCGTTTTGTACGGAGTTAACCACTATTACCCAAGATTTACTGGATAAAAATGGAGTGAGTTTTGAGGAAGCGATTGAAAAATTAGTTGGTGAATATAGGCCTGATTTATATACCTGGGCTAGTTACGGTCAATACGATCTGAATATGCTTCAAAAGCAATGTAAATCATTCGGAATTCCTTATCCAATGGGCAATGAACACATTAATGTAAAAGTCTCGTTTGGAGATAAATTTGGTTTGGTAAGACCAACCGGAATGAACGGAGCTTTGCATTTTTTGGATATTCCGCTGGAAGGAACGCACCATCGAGGAATTGATGACGCAAAGAATATCGCCAAAATTTTGCATTGGTGTTTACAAAACTAA
- a CDS encoding DUF3732 domain-containing protein, giving the protein MKLIIKNIILYPVNKDLTPRIVKFNGSKIDIITGFSKRGKSSIIEIIDYCLGNSDCSIPIGEIRNLVDVFALKIVINGKDIFIGRDSPGNSSQSSKKMYYVEIDRKGEYSQFNSNDWLLNREEYSENTDSIKNKLNSLGKFLNIEELIDTKDEGITVGFRDTTAFQFQSQSIIANGNTIFFNTDDFFHQNRLKKLFPLVLGYKSYDMLLIEEEIKNLEKDWSKISGKVENLKEKYQDWQSNIYEYYSEAVRLGLSNNDINITSSTVDLIKLELEKILLDVKQNILFKTGNSIRFSEKLEELEVGRTLLFRELQTKKMELSKILKFENTKKEYVENVYSQISERLKPIDWFLNRKGIEFCPFCESKSDNVLVELQKLKIVKEENSKLNDIDFSTDFSFEKEKSVLKKAIKMQESTINQFDNNIDILLKDTKEEQFAYQKIYEFVGKVSTFLNNLPNENNELINQLDEIEKNLIGKRKDLADLKQKFDKDHILNKVSKSIKTYIDLLPIEHKQYCNVLIDPEKYLGIKIQDEKNKTITFLNKIGSGSNYMCYHLATLLGLHEYFYKLKETSTTNYVPSFLVLDQPSQVYYPDILEEKVVKKQKLESKESEDLENTKKIFEVCAKFMERTNNEIQIIILEHAPVSTWKGIDLKHINLVEEWRGKEEDGYYSDDYNALIQKEWLISE; this is encoded by the coding sequence ATGAAATTAATAATTAAAAATATAATACTTTACCCTGTAAATAAAGATTTAACTCCCAGAATAGTAAAATTTAATGGGAGTAAAATAGATATAATTACAGGTTTTAGTAAAAGAGGTAAATCTTCAATAATTGAAATAATTGATTATTGTTTAGGTAATTCAGATTGTTCAATTCCTATTGGTGAAATTAGGAATTTAGTTGATGTATTTGCTCTAAAAATAGTTATAAATGGTAAAGATATTTTTATTGGAAGAGATAGTCCTGGTAATTCGAGCCAAAGTTCAAAAAAAATGTACTATGTAGAAATTGATAGAAAAGGTGAGTATAGTCAGTTTAATTCTAATGATTGGTTATTAAATAGAGAAGAATATAGTGAGAATACGGATAGTATAAAAAACAAATTAAATTCATTAGGTAAATTTCTTAATATCGAAGAATTAATTGATACTAAAGATGAAGGAATTACTGTTGGATTTAGAGATACAACTGCTTTTCAATTTCAATCACAAAGTATTATTGCAAACGGGAACACAATTTTTTTCAATACTGATGATTTTTTTCATCAAAATAGATTGAAAAAATTATTCCCTTTAGTATTAGGATATAAATCTTATGATATGTTGTTGATTGAGGAGGAAATCAAAAATTTAGAAAAAGATTGGTCAAAAATTTCAGGCAAAGTTGAAAATTTAAAAGAGAAATATCAGGATTGGCAATCCAATATATATGAATATTATAGTGAAGCAGTTAGATTAGGATTATCAAATAATGATATAAATATCACTTCATCTACGGTAGATTTGATAAAACTTGAATTAGAGAAAATCTTATTAGATGTTAAGCAAAATATTTTATTTAAGACAGGCAACAGTATTAGGTTTTCCGAAAAATTAGAAGAGTTAGAAGTAGGGAGAACTTTATTATTTAGAGAACTTCAAACAAAAAAAATGGAGCTAAGCAAAATTTTAAAGTTTGAGAATACAAAAAAAGAATATGTTGAGAATGTTTATTCTCAAATTTCTGAAAGACTGAAACCTATTGATTGGTTTCTAAATAGAAAAGGAATAGAATTTTGTCCTTTTTGTGAATCAAAATCAGACAATGTGCTTGTTGAACTGCAGAAATTAAAAATAGTTAAAGAAGAAAACTCTAAATTAAATGATATAGATTTTTCAACAGATTTTTCATTTGAAAAAGAAAAAAGTGTTTTGAAAAAAGCTATAAAAATGCAGGAATCCACTATTAATCAATTTGATAATAATATTGATATTTTACTTAAGGATACTAAAGAAGAGCAATTTGCTTATCAAAAAATTTATGAATTTGTTGGCAAGGTATCCACTTTTCTCAATAATCTCCCTAATGAAAATAATGAACTAATTAATCAATTAGATGAAATTGAAAAGAATCTAATTGGTAAAAGAAAAGACCTAGCAGATTTGAAGCAAAAATTTGATAAAGATCATATTTTAAATAAGGTTTCTAAATCTATAAAGACGTATATAGATCTATTGCCAATTGAACATAAACAGTATTGTAATGTTTTAATTGATCCTGAAAAATATTTAGGTATTAAAATTCAAGATGAGAAAAATAAAACAATTACTTTTTTGAATAAAATTGGAAGTGGATCAAATTATATGTGCTATCATTTAGCTACTCTTTTAGGTTTACATGAATATTTTTATAAACTTAAAGAAACAAGCACTACAAATTATGTTCCTTCTTTTTTAGTTTTAGACCAACCAAGTCAAGTTTATTATCCGGATATTCTAGAAGAGAAAGTTGTAAAAAAACAAAAATTAGAAAGTAAAGAATCTGAAGATTTGGAAAATACTAAAAAAATATTTGAAGTATGTGCTAAATTTATGGAGAGAACTAATAATGAAATTCAAATAATTATATTGGAACATGCTCCAGTAAGTACATGGAAAGGAATTGATTTAAAACATATCAATTTAGTTGAGGAGTGGAGAGGTAAAGAAGAGGATGGTTATTATAGTGATGATTATAATGCTTTAATTCAGAAAGAATGGTTAATTAGCGAATGA
- a CDS encoding SWIM zinc finger family protein — MTDLEYNYKGISTYSKTKGINNLVLAHQTEIEEVNNIPCFFWGSLTDPYVTAKCWSTIAKVVRSSFGPIPPSLRDPIVSAGSERLRFEGFSSCNGVYVRLDMKPEAVDGEFIANGTTNVDFNDPMLNALNAIQKNEKVTLAVGQQDVQVITSKAKVTEKKVTLPMRWIKGLTSVQLYLADMDLKFEVNKIQTIQLFQSLPKENVKGDFFITKRAGKFMFSTLATADSVRIGGVQRLRLLEGILAIVDKIFIYESSDKQTCAVVAEFGKMQLLMAFSPDSYRGFSGEGNVLETMTENLPMEWVYGLNSLLKSNEMFDPTMLSIENDIDFGTMDNLTSNLSSMGLLGYDLSEKAHFYRRLPFKTERILSLNPRLKNAKKLIDNEDIEIAERKANYIEAKVKGSGVLHKVIIDNASQRCTCDWFTAYQGKRGICKHILAVKMMIS; from the coding sequence ATGACAGATCTGGAATATAATTATAAAGGAATTTCAACCTATAGCAAAACCAAAGGAATCAACAATCTGGTTCTTGCACATCAAACTGAAATTGAAGAAGTTAATAATATCCCTTGTTTTTTCTGGGGAAGTTTAACTGATCCGTACGTTACGGCAAAATGCTGGAGCACAATTGCCAAAGTGGTTCGTTCGAGTTTTGGACCAATTCCGCCAAGTCTTCGTGATCCTATTGTTTCGGCAGGATCTGAAAGACTTCGTTTTGAAGGTTTTTCATCCTGCAACGGCGTTTATGTACGACTGGACATGAAACCCGAAGCTGTAGATGGCGAATTTATCGCTAACGGAACTACGAATGTCGATTTTAATGACCCGATGCTAAATGCATTAAACGCGATTCAGAAAAACGAAAAAGTAACACTTGCAGTTGGTCAGCAGGATGTTCAGGTTATTACAAGCAAAGCAAAAGTTACCGAGAAAAAAGTAACCTTGCCTATGCGCTGGATTAAAGGTTTAACAAGCGTACAGCTTTACCTGGCCGATATGGATTTAAAATTTGAAGTAAACAAAATCCAAACTATTCAATTGTTTCAAAGTCTGCCAAAAGAAAATGTAAAAGGTGATTTTTTTATTACCAAAAGAGCCGGAAAATTTATGTTCTCGACCTTAGCGACGGCAGATAGCGTTAGAATTGGCGGTGTACAACGATTACGATTATTAGAAGGAATTTTGGCAATTGTAGATAAAATTTTCATTTACGAATCGTCAGATAAACAAACTTGTGCTGTTGTGGCCGAGTTTGGGAAAATGCAATTGTTAATGGCTTTTTCTCCTGATTCTTACCGAGGCTTTTCGGGCGAAGGAAATGTATTGGAAACCATGACCGAAAACCTGCCAATGGAATGGGTTTACGGATTAAACAGTTTGCTGAAATCTAATGAAATGTTTGATCCAACGATGCTTTCTATAGAAAATGATATTGATTTTGGAACCATGGACAATCTGACTTCTAACTTATCATCGATGGGATTATTAGGTTATGATTTAAGTGAAAAAGCACATTTCTACCGCCGACTTCCTTTTAAAACCGAACGCATTTTATCTCTGAATCCGAGGTTAAAAAATGCAAAAAAACTAATCGATAACGAAGACATCGAAATCGCCGAACGAAAAGCCAATTATATCGAAGCCAAAGTAAAAGGTTCAGGCGTTTTACACAAAGTAATTATCGACAACGCTTCGCAAAGATGCACCTGCGATTGGTTTACGGCATATCAAGGCAAAAGAGGAATCTGCAAGCATATTTTGGCTGTGAAAATGATGATTTCTTAG
- a CDS encoding ABC-three component system protein produces the protein MSDLAKGSVAGFIFQFEIALLELSQLNANESISIEKVDDVGKEDDKGTYLCTIQAKHSICLSGSNFGTTSVDLWKTINNWIDKVKAKILDDTNEFIAVTNQKTPNNSIIRDFNKLSFDDLFQKIIDLRSSQQIAYDEKIKLDPAKGKIIKQTISRLEKVISHKSEFKVIVQKFRFNEKVDAKEEFLNRTFLNSLESDDKKNDIYQKFCGWITETSFENWKQNEEAVFSKSQFDKKYAFIISNHTLIEGIFRTKRQLNKEEIIDVNRVKRNELFIKQIEDIDRLFNDEIIRDAILDYIMSDIEIAYIITNKSGTIMTKSDFQEFQEKCFEKWNDVKKKHIRKAFNKYSEDEIIEISCNIYDEIMQQIKVDFQDSYTFNDTNRYIQNGTFLKLSNVPKIGWHPQWEIKYKNNG, from the coding sequence ATGTCTGATTTAGCTAAAGGTTCGGTAGCAGGCTTTATTTTTCAATTTGAAATTGCATTATTGGAGTTATCCCAATTAAATGCTAATGAATCAATTTCAATAGAAAAAGTTGATGATGTAGGTAAAGAAGATGATAAAGGTACATATCTATGTACAATTCAAGCTAAACACAGTATTTGTTTATCAGGTTCAAATTTTGGAACAACTTCGGTTGATTTATGGAAGACAATTAATAATTGGATCGATAAAGTTAAAGCAAAAATTTTAGATGATACAAATGAGTTTATAGCTGTTACGAATCAAAAAACACCAAATAATTCAATTATTAGAGATTTCAATAAATTAAGTTTTGATGATTTATTTCAGAAAATTATTGATTTAAGATCAAGTCAGCAAATTGCTTACGACGAGAAAATTAAATTAGATCCTGCAAAAGGTAAGATTATAAAACAGACTATTTCAAGATTAGAAAAAGTAATATCTCATAAATCCGAATTTAAAGTTATTGTTCAAAAATTTAGATTTAATGAGAAAGTGGATGCAAAAGAAGAGTTTTTAAATAGAACTTTTTTAAATTCGTTAGAATCAGATGATAAAAAAAATGACATATACCAAAAATTTTGTGGTTGGATAACTGAAACTAGTTTTGAAAATTGGAAGCAGAATGAGGAAGCTGTTTTTTCTAAATCACAGTTTGATAAAAAATACGCTTTTATTATAAGTAACCACACATTGATAGAGGGAATTTTTAGGACAAAAAGGCAATTGAATAAGGAAGAAATTATCGATGTTAATCGTGTAAAAAGAAATGAATTATTTATTAAACAAATTGAAGACATAGACAGATTATTTAATGATGAAATAATTAGAGATGCTATCTTAGATTATATAATGTCAGATATTGAGATTGCTTATATAATTACAAATAAAAGCGGTACAATTATGACAAAATCAGATTTTCAAGAATTTCAAGAAAAATGTTTTGAAAAATGGAATGATGTTAAGAAAAAGCATATAAGAAAAGCTTTTAATAAATATTCTGAAGATGAAATTATTGAAATATCGTGTAATATTTATGATGAAATAATGCAACAAATTAAGGTTGATTTTCAAGATTCTTACACTTTTAATGATACCAATAGATATATACAAAATGGTACTTTTTTAAAATTATCAAATGTTCCTAAAATTGGTTGGCATCCTCAATGGGAAATTAAATATAAAAATAATGGATAG